The following proteins are co-located in the Siansivirga zeaxanthinifaciens CC-SAMT-1 genome:
- a CDS encoding gluconate 5-dehydrogenase: MNLFNLTGKRALVTGGTHGLGMAMAEGLANAGAELIITGTTPSKMEDALNYYKEKGYKVSGYLFDVTNEIAAKEHLDIIAKEIGDIHILVNNAGIIKRELAITMPVEDFRRVIDVDLVGPFIMSQLIAKQMIERREGKIINICSMMSELGRNSVSAYAAAKGGLKMLTQNLATEWAKFNIQVNGIGPGYFATSQTAPIRVDGHPFNDFIVSRTPAARWGNPEDLAGAAVFLASKASDFVNGQVVYVDGGILATIGKPSNED, from the coding sequence ATGAATTTATTCAACTTAACAGGTAAACGCGCTTTAGTAACAGGAGGAACACATGGCTTGGGAATGGCTATGGCCGAAGGTTTAGCCAATGCAGGTGCAGAACTTATAATAACAGGCACTACACCTTCAAAAATGGAAGATGCCTTAAATTATTACAAAGAAAAAGGATATAAAGTAAGTGGTTACTTATTTGATGTAACCAACGAAATAGCAGCCAAAGAGCATTTAGATATCATAGCCAAAGAAATAGGCGACATACATATTTTAGTAAATAATGCGGGTATCATAAAAAGGGAGCTTGCCATAACGATGCCTGTTGAAGATTTTAGGCGTGTAATTGATGTCGATTTAGTTGGACCTTTTATTATGTCCCAATTGATTGCAAAGCAAATGATTGAGCGTAGAGAAGGAAAAATAATAAATATTTGTTCTATGATGAGTGAGTTAGGTAGAAATAGTGTTTCTGCATATGCAGCCGCAAAAGGTGGTTTGAAAATGCTAACTCAAAATTTAGCAACAGAATGGGCTAAATTTAATATACAAGTTAACGGTATTGGTCCGGGTTACTTTGCGACTAGTCAAACAGCGCCCATTCGTGTTGATGGTCATCCTTTTAATGATTTTATAGTTAGCCGTACACCAGCAGCTCGATGGGGAAATCCAGAAGATTTGGCTGGAGCAGCCGTTTTTTTAGCTTCAAAAGCAAGCGATTTTGTTAATGGTCAAGTTGTTTATGTTGATGGAGGTATCTTAGCGACTATTGGAAAACCTTCAAATGAAGATTAA
- a CDS encoding dipeptidase, whose product MSNIKEYINNNKERFIQELLELLKIPSISADSAYKNDVLNTAQAVKTSLEQAGCDTVEICETQGYPIVYGEKTIDKKLPTVLVYGHYDVQPPDPINLWDSPPFEPVIKTTDKHPEGAIFARGACDDKGQMYMHVKAFEYMINTNQLPCNVKFMIEGEEEVGSSNLAIFVKNNQEKLKNDVILISDTGMIANDVPSITTGLRGLSYVELEVTGPNRDLHSGLYGGAVANPINILAKMIASLHDENNHITIPGFYDEVEELSPEERAEMAKAPFNLEAYKKALNINAVYGETGYTTNERNSIRPTLDVNGIWGGYTGEGAKTVIASKAYAKISMRLVPNQDWKNITELFTKHFTNIAPQGVTVKVTPHHGGQGYVTPIDNIGYQAASKAYQDTFGKTPIPQRGGGSIPIVSLFEQELKSKTILMGFGLDSDAIHSPNEHFGIFNYLKGIETIPLFYKYFTELSK is encoded by the coding sequence ATGAGTAACATAAAAGAATACATAAACAATAATAAAGAACGCTTTATTCAGGAACTTTTAGAATTACTTAAAATTCCATCAATTAGCGCCGATTCGGCATACAAAAACGATGTTTTAAACACAGCACAAGCCGTTAAAACAAGTCTGGAACAAGCCGGTTGCGACACAGTTGAAATATGCGAAACACAGGGCTACCCCATTGTTTATGGTGAAAAAACCATAGATAAAAAACTACCCACTGTTTTAGTTTACGGCCATTACGATGTACAACCACCAGACCCAATAAACCTTTGGGATTCGCCTCCTTTTGAACCGGTTATAAAAACAACCGACAAACATCCTGAAGGGGCTATTTTTGCTCGTGGTGCCTGCGACGATAAAGGACAAATGTATATGCACGTTAAAGCTTTCGAGTACATGATTAATACCAACCAATTACCATGTAACGTTAAATTCATGATAGAAGGCGAAGAAGAAGTTGGCAGTTCCAACCTTGCTATTTTCGTTAAAAATAATCAGGAAAAACTTAAAAATGATGTTATCCTGATTTCCGATACCGGAATGATAGCTAACGATGTTCCATCAATTACTACCGGTTTGCGTGGCCTAAGTTATGTAGAATTAGAAGTAACAGGTCCTAATCGCGATTTACATTCAGGTTTATATGGTGGTGCGGTTGCCAACCCTATTAATATTCTGGCAAAAATGATTGCTTCACTTCACGACGAAAACAATCATATAACCATTCCTGGATTTTATGATGAAGTTGAAGAGCTATCACCAGAAGAACGCGCCGAAATGGCCAAAGCACCTTTTAATTTAGAAGCTTACAAAAAAGCACTAAACATAAACGCCGTTTATGGCGAAACCGGATACACAACCAACGAACGAAATTCCATTCGCCCAACTCTCGATGTCAATGGTATTTGGGGTGGTTATACCGGTGAAGGTGCCAAAACAGTTATTGCAAGTAAAGCATACGCTAAAATTTCGATGCGCTTAGTGCCAAATCAGGATTGGAAAAATATTACCGAACTTTTTACTAAACATTTTACTAACATAGCACCCCAAGGCGTAACTGTTAAAGTAACACCTCACCATGGTGGACAAGGTTATGTAACGCCCATAGATAACATTGGGTATCAAGCAGCAAGTAAAGCCTACCAAGATACCTTTGGCAAAACCCCAATACCACAACGTGGCGGCGGCAGCATACCTATTGTATCCCTTTTCGAACAAGAACTAAAAAGCAAAACCATTTTAATGGGCTTTGGTTTAGACAGCGACGCCATACATTCACCAAACGAACATTTCGGCATATTTAATTACTTAAAAGGCATCGAAACCATTCCGTTATTTTATAAATATTTTACCGAGCTTTCTAAATAA
- a CDS encoding DUF4407 domain-containing protein, producing the protein MLKQFFIICSGADTDILEQCSKGEQNKYTGVGATVFFTALMAFIAASYALFTVFDNLYTSIFFGVIWGLLIFNLDRYIVSTIKKTGSFLDEFLQASPRIILAVIIAIVISKPLELKIFEKEINQVLLEQKNELTLANKNDIAEQFNPNIEALENNIKALENQIATKETEVNALYDIYINEAEGTAGTKRIGKGPVYSEKREKHDAALAELQQLKTDNKSKISSLESDIAKLKATYNTQIDKTQPIIDSFDGLMARINALEKLPWLPSFFIFLLFLAIETSPIIAKLLAPKSAYDFKLEDQETAVKTNVLQNKNQREALLKTDFAINDRIYKDLENEDELYNYKRKKAKTLMQLQADAFLEKQSKVL; encoded by the coding sequence ATGTTAAAGCAATTCTTCATAATTTGCTCGGGTGCAGACACCGATATTTTAGAACAATGTTCAAAAGGTGAACAAAATAAATATACTGGGGTTGGCGCCACCGTTTTTTTTACTGCCCTCATGGCGTTTATAGCTGCCAGCTATGCACTCTTTACCGTTTTCGATAATCTCTATACTTCTATTTTTTTCGGAGTTATATGGGGTTTACTCATTTTTAATTTAGACCGATATATTGTTTCAACCATTAAAAAAACCGGGAGTTTTTTAGATGAATTTTTACAAGCCTCGCCACGAATTATTCTTGCGGTAATTATTGCCATAGTTATTTCGAAGCCTTTAGAACTAAAAATTTTCGAAAAGGAAATAAACCAAGTGCTTCTTGAGCAAAAAAATGAATTAACACTCGCTAATAAAAATGACATTGCAGAACAATTTAATCCTAATATCGAGGCACTAGAAAACAATATAAAAGCCTTAGAAAATCAAATCGCAACAAAAGAGACAGAAGTGAATGCGCTTTATGATATTTATATAAATGAAGCCGAAGGAACTGCCGGCACCAAGCGAATTGGCAAAGGACCTGTTTACAGTGAAAAAAGAGAAAAACACGACGCCGCCCTAGCCGAATTGCAACAATTAAAAACCGATAACAAATCTAAAATAAGCTCCCTAGAATCTGATATCGCTAAACTTAAAGCTACCTACAACACACAAATTGACAAAACACAACCCATTATTGATAGTTTCGATGGCTTAATGGCGCGTATAAATGCATTAGAAAAACTACCATGGCTACCTTCATTTTTTATTTTCTTATTGTTTTTAGCTATTGAAACATCGCCTATTATCGCTAAATTATTAGCACCTAAAAGTGCCTACGATTTTAAGTTAGAAGACCAAGAAACCGCTGTTAAAACAAACGTACTTCAAAATAAAAACCAAAGAGAGGCTTTATTAAAAACCGATTTTGCTATAAATGACCGAATTTACAAAGACCTTGAAAACGAAGACGAGCTGTATAATTATAAACGAAAAAAAGCAAAAACACTCATGCAGCTTCAGGCAGATGCCTTTCTAGAAAAACAAAGCAAAGTACTTTAG
- a CDS encoding MFS transporter, with protein MNKTQKIGNYRFRILGLLMFATTINYFDRSIIGVLYPTLQKLFGWTNSDYAGIIIWFQIAYAIGMLAMGGIIDRLGTKKGYTLAIGTWSFFGVLHAFVQPGFSILGFSIARFGLGIGESGNFPAAQKTVAEWFPKKDRAYATGLYNAATSIGAIAAPFVIGWIVNEDGKNWQIPFLITGALSAIWVFLWFRFYKKPEVHPSLSKQELLYIQSDSVVENEDKLPWTMVFFKRETWAFAIAKMTDAVWWFYLFWGAKYLSVTFNVDVKSIGVPFFVIYAMADGGSIFGGYLSGLFIRKGWSINKARKITLLICALIILPVAIVAITQNKWLAVFLIGLGAAGHQAWSANIFTLASDVFPKKAVASVTGIGGMSGAVAGIISSFLLGKALDSAGNTGFFWAFLVAGSCYLIILGLVHLLMPKMTPLDENLKYIEN; from the coding sequence ATGAATAAAACACAGAAGATAGGAAACTATCGCTTTAGAATTTTAGGACTATTAATGTTCGCTACTACTATAAACTACTTTGATAGGAGTATTATAGGAGTACTTTATCCTACACTTCAAAAATTATTTGGATGGACAAATAGTGATTATGCAGGTATAATAATATGGTTTCAAATAGCATATGCTATAGGTATGCTTGCAATGGGGGGTATTATAGATCGTTTGGGTACTAAAAAAGGATATACATTAGCCATTGGAACATGGAGTTTTTTTGGTGTACTTCACGCTTTCGTTCAACCAGGATTTAGTATTTTAGGTTTTTCTATCGCTCGGTTTGGTCTAGGAATAGGAGAATCAGGAAATTTTCCAGCAGCTCAAAAAACGGTAGCAGAATGGTTTCCAAAAAAGGATAGAGCATATGCGACGGGACTTTACAATGCTGCAACTAGCATTGGTGCTATAGCAGCGCCATTTGTAATTGGTTGGATAGTTAATGAGGATGGTAAAAACTGGCAAATCCCTTTTTTAATTACAGGAGCTCTAAGTGCAATTTGGGTTTTTCTTTGGTTTCGTTTTTATAAAAAACCAGAAGTTCATCCTAGTTTATCTAAACAAGAATTACTTTACATTCAAAGCGATTCAGTCGTAGAAAATGAAGACAAATTACCATGGACAATGGTATTCTTTAAACGAGAAACTTGGGCTTTTGCTATTGCTAAAATGACAGATGCTGTATGGTGGTTCTATCTTTTTTGGGGTGCTAAATATTTATCTGTAACCTTTAATGTAGACGTTAAAAGTATTGGGGTTCCATTTTTTGTTATTTATGCTATGGCCGATGGAGGTAGTATTTTTGGAGGTTATCTTTCTGGACTATTTATAAGAAAAGGATGGTCAATAAATAAAGCTAGAAAAATCACTTTATTAATTTGTGCCTTGATAATACTGCCTGTTGCAATTGTTGCAATAACACAAAATAAATGGTTAGCGGTTTTCTTAATAGGTCTCGGAGCAGCAGGACATCAAGCTTGGTCTGCTAATATTTTTACCTTAGCTTCAGATGTATTCCCTAAAAAGGCAGTTGCTTCAGTTACAGGTATTGGAGGTATGTCTGGTGCTGTTGCTGGAATTATATCATCATTTCTTTTAGGTAAAGCATTGGATTCTGCCGGAAATACAGGGTTTTTCTGGGCTTTTCTAGTTGCGGGTTCTTGTTATTTAATTATTCTTGGGTTAGTACATTTATTAATGCCAAAAATGACACCATTAGATGAAAACCTAAAATATATAGAAAATTAA
- a CDS encoding LytR/AlgR family response regulator transcription factor, giving the protein MRNNNSNIPKYIAVNSTKEIKVIEINKIIYLESSGNYTIINLEAGNSITACKNIGHYEKLFNELDFLRIHNRFLINIAYLKSIFKDAGGQYCVLNEKLIVPISNRRFTYIKNYLHY; this is encoded by the coding sequence ATGAGAAATAATAATTCTAATATTCCTAAATACATTGCTGTTAATTCTACAAAGGAAATTAAGGTAATTGAGATTAATAAAATTATTTATTTAGAGTCCTCTGGAAATTACACTATTATAAATTTAGAAGCAGGTAATTCTATAACAGCGTGTAAAAACATAGGGCATTACGAAAAACTTTTTAATGAATTGGATTTTTTAAGAATACACAACCGTTTTCTTATAAATATAGCATATTTAAAAAGCATATTTAAAGATGCTGGGGGGCAGTATTGTGTTTTAAATGAAAAATTGATTGTACCTATTTCAAACAGGAGATTTACTTACATTAAAAATTATCTACACTACTAG
- a CDS encoding LytR/AlgR family response regulator transcription factor, which translates to MNNSVFSVPKYIAVNSQKKIKVLEVNKIIYLKSSGRYTILHLEKEESIIVCKNLGHYEKLFQDLDFLRIHNSFIVNVAYLSSIIKDTGRQYCVLKENLIVPISNRKLFDVKSFLNY; encoded by the coding sequence ATGAATAATAGTGTATTTAGCGTTCCAAAGTATATTGCAGTTAATTCGCAAAAAAAAATAAAAGTACTCGAAGTAAACAAGATTATTTACCTAAAATCTTCTGGCAGGTATACCATACTGCATCTAGAAAAAGAGGAATCTATTATCGTTTGTAAGAATCTTGGTCACTACGAAAAACTTTTTCAAGATTTAGACTTTCTAAGAATTCATAACAGTTTTATAGTTAACGTTGCATACTTATCAAGCATAATTAAAGACACAGGCAGACAGTATTGTGTTTTAAAAGAAAACCTTATTGTACCTATTTCTAACAGGAAACTTTTTGATGTTAAAAGCTTTCTTAATTATTAG
- the uxaC gene encoding glucuronate isomerase, producing the protein MSTKFIHDNFLLENKYAEELYHNYSKNQPIIDYHNHLSPQLIAEDKIFDNITQVWINGDHYKWRAMRTLGINERFVTGNASDKDKFLNWAKTVPYTMRNPLYHWTHLELARYFDVYDLLNETSAEKIYDEVSAKVNSKEYSTQNLLRKVNAEYVCTTEDPTDTLQYHQQIRKDNLDIKVGTSFRPDKAILISNDGYNSYIDSLGKSANTEINTYDDLCDALKKRIDFFDKNGCSVCDHGLDQIYFETFTESEIKAIFKKKRENQAITSEEALKFQSAILIFLAETYHEYGWVQQFHLGALRNNNARMHRILGPDTGWDSIGDYPQAQKLSAFLNTLDSKDKLTRTIIYNLNPADNEVMATMIGNFNDGSVKGKVQFGSGWWFLDQKDGMIKQMNALSNMGLISCFIGMLTDSRSFLSFPRHEYFRRILCNLLGDEIKRGELPNDMEWIGKMVSDISYNNAKDYFKV; encoded by the coding sequence ATGAGTACAAAATTTATTCACGACAATTTTTTACTGGAAAACAAATATGCAGAGGAATTATATCATAATTACTCTAAAAACCAACCTATAATAGATTATCATAACCATTTATCACCTCAGTTAATTGCAGAGGATAAAATTTTTGATAATATAACTCAAGTTTGGATAAACGGAGACCATTATAAATGGCGTGCCATGCGCACCTTAGGAATTAATGAGCGATTTGTTACAGGTAACGCCTCCGATAAAGATAAATTTTTAAACTGGGCAAAAACCGTTCCTTATACCATGCGTAACCCTTTGTATCATTGGACGCATTTAGAGTTAGCTCGTTATTTTGATGTGTACGATTTATTAAACGAAACATCTGCAGAGAAAATCTATGATGAGGTGTCTGCAAAAGTAAACTCTAAAGAATATAGTACACAAAATTTACTTCGTAAAGTTAATGCCGAATATGTTTGTACTACCGAAGATCCAACCGATACCTTACAATATCACCAACAAATTAGAAAAGATAATTTAGATATTAAAGTTGGTACCTCATTTAGACCAGACAAAGCTATTTTAATATCTAATGATGGTTATAATAGTTATATTGATTCCCTTGGAAAGTCAGCAAACACTGAAATTAATACTTACGACGATTTATGTGATGCCCTTAAGAAACGAATAGACTTTTTCGATAAAAACGGATGTAGTGTTTGTGATCACGGATTAGATCAGATTTATTTTGAGACATTCACTGAAAGTGAAATTAAAGCTATCTTTAAAAAGAAACGCGAAAACCAAGCGATTACTTCAGAGGAGGCTTTAAAATTTCAAAGTGCTATTTTAATTTTCTTAGCAGAAACATATCATGAGTATGGCTGGGTGCAACAATTTCACCTAGGAGCTTTAAGAAATAATAATGCACGTATGCATCGAATTTTAGGGCCCGATACTGGTTGGGATTCTATAGGAGATTATCCACAAGCTCAAAAATTATCAGCATTCTTAAACACTTTAGATTCTAAAGATAAATTAACAAGAACTATTATATACAACTTAAACCCTGCCGATAATGAGGTTATGGCTACCATGATTGGTAATTTTAACGATGGTAGTGTGAAAGGTAAAGTACAGTTTGGTTCTGGCTGGTGGTTTTTAGATCAAAAAGACGGTATGATAAAACAAATGAATGCCTTATCTAATATGGGGTTAATTAGTTGTTTTATAGGGATGTTAACCGATTCTAGAAGCTTTTTGTCATTCCCAAGACATGAGTATTTTAGACGTATTCTTTGTAATCTTTTAGGAGATGAAATTAAAAGAGGCGAATTACCAAACGATATGGAATGGATTGGTAAAATGGTCTCAGATATAAGCTATAACAATGCTAAAGATTATTTTAAAGTTTAA
- a CDS encoding YybH family protein, with the protein MKKILVFLCFLFAINNFAQTNNEKDIKEIKSLLKSQRLAWSKNNIDEFMEGYWKNDSLKFYGSNGITYGWENTLNRYKKAYPTKDHTGKLNFKLNAISKINDDAYYVMGEFHLKRDIGNATGIFMIILKRIDGEWKIIADTIP; encoded by the coding sequence ATGAAAAAAATACTTGTGTTTCTTTGTTTTCTGTTTGCCATTAATAATTTTGCCCAAACCAATAACGAAAAAGATATTAAAGAAATTAAATCGTTATTAAAGTCGCAACGACTGGCTTGGTCTAAAAACAATATTGATGAGTTTATGGAAGGCTACTGGAAAAACGATTCGCTAAAATTTTATGGTAGCAACGGCATTACTTATGGTTGGGAAAACACATTAAATCGTTATAAGAAAGCGTATCCAACAAAAGACCACACAGGAAAATTAAACTTTAAACTAAATGCCATTTCTAAAATAAATGATGACGCTTATTACGTTATGGGCGAATTTCATTTAAAAAGAGACATTGGCAATGCTACAGGTATTTTTATGATAATTCTAAAACGTATTGATGGCGAATGGAAAATTATTGCCGACACTATCCCGTAA
- a CDS encoding DMT family transporter, whose translation MKNQYTKNLIFLLIATLFGSTSGPLGKFIDLDPPLIIWCRCIIGGLFLYIFCYVKKVNLKISSKKDFLTITISALFFGAHWITYFYALKLSNVAIGMLSLFTYPMLTALIEPLFIKVKFDPMYIFLSIMVLIGLYILAPEFSLESSSFSAIIFGVISALLYALRNIISKKLISRYSGMSIMMHQLIILSLVLLPAPFLFDVSNISTEFPYIIALALLTTAIGHTMIVSSFKHFSVSTASIISSTQPIFGILIAIVFLNEIPNLNTFIGGSLILATVVIESYRSRQKTN comes from the coding sequence ATGAAAAACCAATACACCAAAAATTTAATATTTCTTTTAATTGCCACTCTTTTTGGTAGCACATCTGGACCCTTAGGTAAGTTTATAGATTTAGATCCTCCACTCATAATATGGTGCCGTTGCATAATAGGTGGGTTATTCTTATATATTTTTTGCTATGTTAAAAAAGTAAATTTGAAAATTTCATCTAAGAAAGACTTTCTAACAATAACAATAAGCGCTTTATTTTTTGGCGCCCATTGGATAACCTATTTCTATGCACTAAAGCTCTCTAACGTAGCTATTGGCATGCTGTCGTTATTTACCTACCCTATGTTAACGGCTTTAATTGAACCGCTATTTATTAAGGTTAAATTCGACCCGATGTATATTTTTTTAAGTATTATGGTTTTAATAGGACTTTATATTTTAGCACCAGAATTTAGTTTAGAAAGTTCTTCCTTTAGTGCCATTATATTTGGTGTTATATCGGCTTTACTCTATGCGTTGCGAAATATCATTTCCAAAAAATTAATAAGTCGATATTCTGGAATGAGTATTATGATGCATCAACTTATTATTTTAAGTCTCGTATTATTACCTGCTCCTTTTTTATTTGATGTTTCAAATATTTCAACAGAATTCCCTTACATCATAGCGCTTGCATTACTAACAACCGCCATTGGGCATACCATGATTGTAAGTAGTTTTAAACATTTCTCGGTAAGTACTGCAAGTATTATAAGTAGCACTCAGCCAATTTTTGGAATTCTAATTGCCATTGTTTTCCTTAATGAAATACCTAACCTAAATACCTTTATTGGCGGATCTTTAATTTTGGCTACGGTAGTAATTGAGAGCTACAGGTCTAGACAAAAAACTAATTAG
- a CDS encoding transketolase family protein, which yields MNKKLDQQAADNIRALAVAMVEKANSGHPGGPMGGADFMHILYSEFFNFDPTDMTWPFRDRFFMDAGHLSTLMYAQYYLLGNYEKNDVANFRQWGSITPGHPEVDVARGIENTSGPLGQGHTMGVGAAIGAKFLQARFGDWMNHKIYGFISDGGVQEEISQGAGRIAGHLGLNNFIMFFDSNDIQLSTSTDEVTTEDTAMKYEAWGWKVITIDGHNHDEIRKALTEANNETEKPTLIIGKTIMGKGCVTADGAIFEGECELHGQPIGHTGADYTKTLLNLGANPEAPFDIYPEVEAYYKDILITKTANAATKKAEIASWRAANNALADKLDFFLSGELPELDFESIEHKPNLASRAASSGVLAYLAGKVENMIVSSADLSNSDKTDGFLKKTYALKKGDFTGSFLQAGVAELTMACIANGLALHGGIIPVVATFFVFSDYMKPAIRLSGIQELGVKYVWTHDAFRVGEDGPTHQPVEQEAQIRLLEKLKNHKGNPSFLALRPADSAETSVAWKMALENKNTPTGLILSRQNIKDLPAKGASRYSDALAAEKGGYLVKEVENPDVVLIANGSEVATLVAAAEILEAENGLKVNIASVISEGVFRLQSKAYQNSVIPKNKPLFGLTAGLPINLEGLVGDNGKVFGLDHFGYSAPASVLDDKFGFTGEKVSKQVLEYLKTV from the coding sequence ATGAACAAAAAATTAGATCAACAAGCGGCAGATAATATTAGAGCATTAGCTGTGGCAATGGTAGAAAAAGCAAATTCAGGTCACCCTGGTGGTCCTATGGGTGGTGCAGACTTTATGCACATTTTATACTCAGAGTTTTTTAATTTCGATCCAACAGATATGACATGGCCATTTAGAGATCGTTTCTTTATGGATGCAGGTCATTTGTCTACTTTAATGTACGCTCAATATTATTTATTAGGAAACTATGAAAAGAATGATGTTGCTAATTTTAGACAGTGGGGTTCAATAACTCCTGGTCACCCAGAAGTAGATGTTGCTAGAGGTATTGAAAACACCTCGGGACCACTAGGTCAAGGTCACACTATGGGTGTAGGAGCTGCCATTGGAGCGAAATTTTTACAAGCTCGATTTGGTGATTGGATGAATCATAAAATTTATGGTTTTATTTCTGATGGTGGTGTTCAAGAAGAAATTTCACAAGGTGCTGGTAGAATAGCGGGCCACTTAGGATTGAATAACTTTATTATGTTTTTCGATTCTAATGATATTCAGTTATCAACTTCTACAGATGAAGTAACTACCGAAGATACCGCTATGAAATATGAAGCTTGGGGATGGAAAGTTATAACGATTGATGGTCATAATCACGATGAAATTAGAAAAGCACTTACCGAAGCCAACAATGAAACTGAAAAACCAACCTTAATTATTGGTAAAACCATTATGGGTAAAGGTTGTGTAACTGCCGATGGCGCTATATTTGAAGGTGAATGCGAATTACACGGGCAACCCATTGGTCATACAGGAGCAGATTATACTAAAACTTTATTGAATTTAGGCGCAAATCCAGAAGCTCCTTTCGATATTTACCCAGAAGTTGAAGCTTATTATAAAGACATATTAATAACCAAAACAGCAAACGCTGCAACTAAAAAAGCTGAAATAGCATCTTGGAGAGCTGCAAACAATGCATTAGCCGATAAATTAGATTTCTTCTTATCTGGAGAATTACCAGAATTAGATTTTGAATCGATTGAGCATAAACCAAACTTAGCATCTAGAGCTGCTTCGTCTGGAGTTCTGGCTTATTTAGCAGGTAAAGTAGAAAACATGATTGTGTCTTCTGCCGATTTATCTAACAGTGATAAAACAGATGGTTTCCTAAAGAAAACGTATGCTCTTAAAAAAGGTGATTTCACAGGGTCATTTTTACAGGCAGGTGTTGCCGAATTAACCATGGCTTGTATTGCTAACGGTTTAGCATTGCACGGAGGTATTATTCCTGTGGTTGCAACATTCTTTGTGTTTTCAGATTATATGAAACCAGCCATTCGTTTAAGTGGTATTCAAGAATTAGGCGTTAAGTATGTATGGACACATGATGCGTTCCGTGTAGGTGAAGATGGTCCAACACACCAACCAGTGGAGCAGGAAGCACAAATTCGTTTACTTGAAAAACTTAAAAATCACAAAGGAAACCCTAGTTTCTTAGCGTTACGTCCTGCCGATTCTGCCGAAACAAGTGTCGCTTGGAAAATGGCTTTAGAAAATAAAAATACACCTACCGGTTTAATTCTTTCAAGACAAAATATAAAAGATTTACCAGCTAAAGGAGCGTCTAGATACAGCGATGCTTTGGCTGCCGAAAAAGGTGGATACTTAGTAAAAGAAGTTGAAAATCCAGATGTTGTGCTTATTGCAAACGGATCGGAAGTTGCAACCTTAGTGGCTGCCGCCGAAATTTTAGAAGCAGAAAATGGATTAAAAGTGAATATTGCTTCTGTAATTTCAGAAGGGGTATTTAGATTACAGTCTAAAGCGTATCAAAATAGTGTAATTCCTAAAAACAAACCATTATTTGGTTTAACAGCAGGTTTACCAATAAACTTAGAAGGTTTAGTGGGTGATAACGGCAAAGTTTTCGGATTAGATCATTTTGGTTACTCGGCACCAGCTTCTGTTTTAGATGATAAATTCGGATTTACAGGAGAGAAAGTGAGTAAACAAGTATTAGAATATTTAAAAACAGTATAA